In the genome of Flavivirga spongiicola, one region contains:
- a CDS encoding alpha/beta hydrolase family protein: protein MKYKVILILLVILGCERQDTINDFPIMGNLPVGEYTVGFKTLFTYDLTKNAVPFSDWDGNLYQNHTSENGRQFQINIWYPAQQGSGDPLKYADYVDLMGRQTDFSESEEQKVFARQTFISQTRDLRNILEAENKIDLSTEQLNQLLDLDIFARLNAKAAKGKYPVVIYPNGSSPAYQNITCEFLASHGYVAVAFVPKGRFSSGMETSTIGLEVAVDDLEFVLGKIGEESNVDMSKVSILANAIHSSVGAAAISRNEKFKALINLEGGLPSAFEQRLLNGSVFYQPENIQSPMLFIYSPHPSIDPEYTYHLKYADRYYAHFPNMSEFAALNYGMFDEFIPDIIGEHSGNTKKEFETVNELILRFLNQKIKGESGELFDNSFVASRKSIDTTFILPGLPAPPNMAVLKDTFVKEGFDAVENIYQQLKSEGNSQPFSKDFYTDYRSWLAWKKDEDFAYRLRLYKLAYDSYPESARINYYVAYYSLKRELNEQAKRFYPQALALLESDEDLNANEKSRLKAFAIEELNSLMK, encoded by the coding sequence ATGAAATATAAAGTAATTCTTATACTCCTGGTTATCTTGGGATGTGAACGCCAAGATACCATTAATGACTTCCCCATCATGGGAAATCTTCCAGTTGGAGAATACACGGTTGGATTTAAAACGTTATTCACTTATGACCTCACAAAGAATGCTGTTCCTTTTTCGGACTGGGACGGAAACCTTTATCAAAATCATACATCCGAAAATGGACGACAATTCCAAATCAACATTTGGTATCCAGCTCAACAAGGTTCTGGTGATCCATTGAAATATGCAGATTACGTTGATCTAATGGGTAGACAAACCGATTTTAGTGAATCAGAAGAACAAAAAGTCTTCGCGAGACAGACATTTATTTCTCAAACACGAGATTTAAGAAACATTCTAGAAGCAGAAAATAAGATAGATTTAAGTACAGAACAATTGAATCAACTCCTTGATCTGGATATCTTTGCTCGTTTGAATGCTAAAGCTGCAAAAGGAAAGTATCCTGTCGTCATTTACCCAAATGGAAGTAGTCCGGCTTATCAAAACATCACTTGCGAGTTTTTAGCAAGCCATGGTTACGTAGCGGTTGCTTTCGTTCCGAAAGGAAGGTTTTCTTCCGGAATGGAAACATCTACCATTGGCTTAGAGGTAGCTGTGGATGACCTTGAGTTTGTTCTTGGAAAGATCGGTGAAGAATCAAATGTGGATATGAGTAAAGTTTCTATACTCGCCAATGCGATTCATTCCTCTGTGGGAGCGGCTGCAATATCTAGGAATGAGAAATTCAAGGCATTGATCAACCTGGAAGGAGGATTGCCAAGTGCATTTGAACAAAGGCTTTTAAACGGATCGGTTTTTTATCAGCCCGAGAACATTCAGTCACCGATGTTATTTATTTATTCACCTCATCCGTCTATAGATCCAGAATATACTTACCATTTGAAATATGCCGATCGATATTACGCACATTTTCCAAACATGTCTGAGTTTGCCGCGCTGAATTATGGAATGTTTGATGAATTCATTCCAGACATTATTGGAGAGCATTCCGGGAACACAAAAAAAGAATTTGAGACAGTGAATGAGTTAATATTAAGATTTCTAAATCAAAAAATAAAGGGAGAATCAGGAGAATTATTTGACAATTCTTTTGTTGCATCCAGGAAAAGTATAGATACCACGTTTATCTTACCAGGCCTACCTGCTCCACCAAACATGGCAGTACTTAAAGATACTTTTGTGAAGGAAGGGTTCGATGCGGTTGAAAATATTTACCAGCAGCTGAAGTCTGAGGGGAATTCACAACCTTTCTCTAAGGATTTCTATACAGATTACCGAAGCTGGTTAGCCTGGAAAAAAGACGAAGACTTTGCATACCGTCTAAGGCTTTATAAACTTGCTTACGACAGTTATCCGGAATCTGCCAGAATCAACTATTACGTGGCGTACTATTCACTGAAAAGGGAATTGAATGAGCAGGCGAAGCGTTTCTATCCTCAAGCATTAGCATTACTTGAATCAGATGAGGATTTGAATGCTAATGAAAAATCCAGATTAAAGGCTTTTGCTATTGAAGAATTGAATAGTTTGATGAAATGA
- a CDS encoding helix-turn-helix domain-containing protein, with protein sequence MHFEISPIQLVTVCSVINGFVFAFLLFEKNENRRANRFLSLTIFSMCLTFTPFILDISIWNTYQWLSWLPFSLSYWIGPAFYFYIKTLTEGSDAFRKKDLWHFSPLILNYFHSIYHAFTHYSNPWPLIHDIAELLESVAILSVMIYLIFSFRLVKSYQGSLLNNISYTELIDLRWVNQFILITAGSFILILIFVIAGMVVGGKFAPLEWTEPRAFILLIYSGVLYWLSISGFKQTQTCQVFNIKEEPNEQDNDKLSEVIQKLSSIIESNKLYRNPELSLSDLGESADISKRVISNAINKELGKNFFQFINEYRVEEMKERLKDPNNDHLKILSLAFDAGFNSKASFNRVFKSYTGQTPKNFKSENS encoded by the coding sequence ATGCATTTTGAGATTTCACCTATACAGCTAGTAACCGTATGCTCAGTAATCAATGGGTTTGTGTTTGCTTTTCTGCTCTTTGAAAAGAATGAAAATCGGCGGGCTAATCGCTTTCTCTCCCTGACCATTTTTTCTATGTGCCTAACGTTTACACCGTTCATTTTGGATATATCCATATGGAATACCTATCAGTGGCTCTCTTGGCTCCCCTTCTCCTTATCATATTGGATTGGCCCTGCATTTTATTTCTATATAAAGACACTTACAGAAGGTTCTGATGCATTTCGAAAAAAGGATCTCTGGCATTTTTCACCATTAATTCTTAACTATTTCCATAGCATCTATCATGCCTTTACTCACTACAGTAACCCTTGGCCATTAATACACGATATAGCTGAACTGTTGGAATCTGTAGCAATACTCTCTGTTATGATCTACCTTATATTTTCTTTCCGACTTGTTAAATCATACCAGGGTTCACTGTTAAATAATATCTCGTATACCGAGCTAATTGATCTTCGTTGGGTGAATCAGTTCATACTAATAACTGCAGGTTCCTTTATCCTAATATTGATCTTTGTCATCGCAGGCATGGTCGTTGGAGGGAAATTTGCTCCCTTGGAATGGACCGAACCAAGAGCCTTCATTCTACTTATTTATTCAGGGGTACTCTATTGGTTAAGTATTAGCGGCTTCAAACAAACTCAAACATGTCAGGTTTTCAATATAAAGGAAGAACCAAACGAACAAGACAATGATAAGCTCTCTGAAGTGATTCAAAAGTTAAGTTCGATCATCGAATCCAATAAGCTGTACCGGAACCCGGAGTTATCTCTTTCTGATCTTGGTGAGTCCGCAGATATTTCAAAACGAGTCATCTCGAATGCAATTAACAAGGAGCTTGGAAAGAACTTTTTCCAGTTCATTAATGAATACCGCGTTGAGGAAATGAAGGAGCGATTGAAAGATCCAAACAATGATCACTTGAAAATACTTAGCCTGGCTTTTGACGCAGGATTTAATTCTAAAGCAAGCTTTAATCGTGTATTCAAATCCTATACTGGACAAACCCCAAAAAACTTTAAATCAGAAAATAGTTAG
- a CDS encoding serine hydrolase, with amino-acid sequence MATKKPKQFNKKIDDYVSTLIKADEIPGLAIAVIQNGEIIHRKNYGLANLAHSIPVTDSTLFRVYSTSKIVTSVAIFQLIEIGKLTLDDPISKYIDNLPQLWKDIEIEHLLTHSSGLPDYKNFDSESSNQLLISKMAKEPLHFKKGYRHEYNQTNFWFLKLIIEKVTSQKFENFIKENQFNEDSHQVIYASNSLVVIPNRVSKYQFNKEYNAYETSTFNAGSRSIAGNGLNINLNTLLKWNNKLDQNQLVNQETKRQMMTPYVFNNHNIPFGYSWGIYGPEDKQYFGFAGGGVSALMKFMDKDLTIIILSNGFRNSPVIGNAITYISGLSDTTLIRKDRMLNEDIRLAFMLNNYNDALKIYKQKKSENKKISFERALNETGYYYLSNNQLDNAISIFRLLTEEHSNSSNAFDSLAEAYFVKKQYDLAKQNYKKSLDLNPENDNAKIMLTEIEKLN; translated from the coding sequence ATGGCTACAAAAAAGCCTAAACAATTTAACAAAAAAATAGATGATTATGTATCGACACTTATCAAAGCAGATGAAATTCCTGGGCTAGCTATTGCAGTTATTCAAAATGGAGAGATTATTCACAGAAAAAATTACGGATTAGCGAATCTAGCTCATAGCATTCCTGTAACAGATAGCACATTATTTCGGGTTTACTCTACTTCTAAAATTGTTACTTCTGTCGCAATTTTTCAGTTAATAGAAATTGGTAAACTCACTTTGGACGACCCAATTTCAAAATATATAGATAATCTTCCTCAATTATGGAAAGACATAGAAATTGAGCATTTATTAACGCATTCATCTGGACTACCAGATTATAAAAATTTTGATAGTGAATCGTCTAATCAATTGCTTATTTCAAAAATGGCTAAAGAACCGCTACATTTTAAAAAAGGATATCGACACGAGTACAATCAAACAAATTTTTGGTTTCTTAAATTAATCATCGAAAAAGTTACAAGCCAAAAATTTGAGAATTTTATTAAAGAAAATCAATTTAATGAAGATAGTCATCAAGTAATTTATGCTTCCAATAGTTTAGTTGTTATACCTAATCGAGTATCAAAATATCAATTCAATAAAGAATACAATGCTTATGAAACAAGTACATTCAACGCTGGATCTAGGTCCATTGCTGGTAATGGTTTAAATATAAATTTAAACACATTGCTAAAATGGAATAATAAATTAGATCAAAATCAATTAGTCAATCAAGAAACGAAACGTCAAATGATGACACCATATGTGTTTAATAATCATAATATTCCTTTTGGATATAGTTGGGGAATTTATGGGCCAGAAGACAAACAGTATTTTGGATTTGCAGGTGGTGGAGTAAGTGCTTTAATGAAGTTTATGGACAAGGATTTGACCATAATTATTTTGTCAAACGGATTTAGAAATAGCCCAGTCATTGGTAATGCTATTACTTATATTTCTGGCTTATCAGATACTACTCTAATTAGAAAGGACAGAATGCTCAATGAAGATATTAGACTAGCTTTTATGTTAAATAACTATAATGATGCATTAAAGATATATAAGCAGAAAAAAAGTGAAAATAAAAAAATAAGTTTTGAAAGAGCACTAAATGAAACAGGTTATTATTATTTGTCAAATAATCAGTTAGATAATGCAATATCAATATTTAGATTACTTACCGAAGAACATTCAAACTCATCAAATGCATTTGATAGTCTTGCTGAAGCTTATTTTGTTAAGAAACAATATGATTTAGCTAAACAGAATTATAAAAAATCTTTAGACTTGAACCCTGAAAATGATAATGCAAAAATAATGTTAACTGAAATTGAGAAACTAAACTAA
- a CDS encoding nuclear transport factor 2 family protein, giving the protein MKTTIITLLLCISVSINAFAQETDYNLVEKTVSYYLDGGTNNDFETLKKAFHKDATMKFISKGVYKEVNALAFFKRVIKPGPKQNRKTQISYINVSGNTANAKLEIEYPTFTFIDYMNLLKIDGEWKIVSKIYYKKPKTSNSQTDIEKEKHIKQIIENTKNFSEYVNTSNYKMIGESYTDDAKIFPQRGEILEGKEAILKYWTLPKGIKTINHKITQHKIRIVENTAYDYGLYQGTTVKENGEQSNWSGKYVIVWKKEGENWKMYLDIWNNIN; this is encoded by the coding sequence ATGAAAACAACAATCATAACATTATTACTTTGCATCAGTGTTTCAATAAATGCTTTTGCTCAAGAAACTGATTATAACCTCGTAGAAAAAACTGTTTCCTATTATTTAGATGGTGGTACAAATAACGATTTTGAAACTTTAAAAAAAGCATTCCATAAAGATGCTACAATGAAATTTATTTCAAAAGGAGTATATAAAGAAGTAAATGCGTTGGCTTTTTTTAAAAGAGTTATAAAGCCTGGTCCTAAACAAAATAGAAAAACACAAATTTCTTACATTAATGTTTCTGGAAATACAGCTAATGCAAAACTAGAAATAGAATACCCCACATTTACGTTTATTGATTATATGAATCTATTAAAAATAGATGGAGAATGGAAAATAGTCAGTAAAATATATTATAAAAAACCAAAAACATCAAATAGTCAAACTGACATTGAAAAAGAAAAACATATTAAGCAGATTATAGAAAACACCAAAAACTTTTCTGAATACGTAAATACGTCCAATTATAAAATGATTGGAGAGTCTTATACAGATGATGCAAAAATATTCCCTCAAAGAGGTGAAATATTAGAAGGGAAAGAAGCAATATTAAAATATTGGACACTTCCAAAAGGTATAAAAACGATAAACCATAAAATAACACAACATAAAATTAGAATTGTTGAAAATACAGCGTATGATTATGGTCTATATCAAGGAACTACCGTAAAAGAGAATGGAGAGCAAAGTAATTGGAGCGGTAAGTACGTTATTGTTTGGAAAAAAGAAGGGGAGAATTGGAAAATGTATCTTGATATTTGGAATAACATCAATTAA
- a CDS encoding type 1 glutamine amidotransferase domain-containing protein: MRRIIFFLLIISILIGCKTSPKKHDKILFIVSNQHTYGSTNLNTANHFSEIVLAYDVFKKRGYKIDFVSPKGGAIPIGYLKTSDSIQKKYLYDTDFMNLLKNTLHPKVINPVDYKVVYYSGGGAAMFGVPENKEIQHISKTIYENKGVVSAICHGTAGIVNLKLSNGKFLYEGKQVNGFPDVFENKTASYYKTFPFSIEEVIKNNGGKFIYSKEGWDNHYVVDGRLVTGQDPSASTSVAQKVLELLEK, translated from the coding sequence ATGCGAAGAATAATATTTTTTTTATTAATCATTTCTATCTTAATAGGATGTAAAACCTCCCCGAAAAAGCACGATAAAATACTTTTCATAGTATCTAATCAACATACTTACGGAAGTACAAATTTAAATACAGCTAATCATTTTTCCGAAATTGTTTTGGCTTATGATGTATTTAAAAAAAGAGGTTACAAAATAGATTTTGTAAGCCCTAAAGGAGGTGCTATTCCTATTGGTTATCTAAAAACATCCGACAGCATTCAGAAAAAGTATCTATACGATACTGATTTTATGAATTTACTTAAAAACACACTTCATCCTAAAGTTATTAATCCCGTAGATTATAAAGTCGTTTATTATAGTGGTGGTGGTGCCGCAATGTTTGGCGTTCCTGAAAATAAAGAAATTCAACATATTTCAAAAACTATTTATGAAAACAAAGGAGTTGTATCAGCAATTTGCCATGGTACAGCAGGAATAGTAAATTTGAAATTATCAAACGGAAAGTTTTTATATGAAGGAAAACAAGTAAACGGTTTTCCTGATGTCTTCGAAAATAAAACAGCTTCTTACTATAAAACGTTTCCTTTTTCTATAGAAGAAGTAATAAAAAATAATGGCGGAAAATTTATTTATTCTAAAGAAGGGTGGGACAATCACTATGTTGTTGATGGAAGGTTGGTCACTGGTCAAGATCCTTCAGCCTCAACATCTGTAGCACAAAAAGTGTTAGAATTACTGGAAAAATAA
- a CDS encoding helix-turn-helix domain-containing protein, with translation MNFENQIIFFLSALGAFNGLLLSIYFAYSTKYKKFTNYFLSLLLFVLSIRIIKSVFFYFNQKLSVTFIQIGLSACVLIGPALYLYIVSTLKETTPKRWLIHIVPLVFLLIILGIIYPYWSYKELWSRFIIKGIYLQWLIYIIITGFQLKHILKKVFSKTKKLNEIEVWLLSIFTGVSIIWFSYNIGSYTSYIVGALSFSFVFYLLVLLWLFKRNKNTLFFDEKVKYGNKKIDREEVKSIIEKLTIIKDKKLFKNPNLKLSDVAKQLNIPPHQLSQLLNDNLGKSFSLFINELRIEEAKQLLISSDVYTIETIGYDCGFNSKSTFFTTFKKITETTPAKYKKEKSQKGDN, from the coding sequence ATGAATTTTGAAAATCAAATTATCTTCTTTTTAAGTGCATTAGGAGCATTTAATGGCCTTTTATTAAGCATATATTTTGCTTACTCAACAAAGTATAAGAAATTTACAAACTATTTTTTATCATTACTGTTATTTGTTTTAAGTATAAGAATTATCAAATCTGTTTTTTTTTACTTTAATCAAAAACTATCAGTAACTTTTATTCAAATTGGCCTTTCTGCTTGTGTTTTAATAGGTCCAGCATTGTACCTGTACATTGTATCTACATTAAAAGAAACAACACCTAAAAGATGGCTGATTCATATTGTTCCATTAGTATTCTTATTAATTATATTAGGAATAATTTATCCATATTGGTCATATAAAGAACTATGGTCAAGATTCATTATAAAAGGGATCTATTTACAATGGTTAATCTATATTATTATAACTGGTTTTCAACTAAAACACATTCTAAAAAAAGTATTCTCGAAAACTAAAAAGCTCAATGAAATTGAGGTTTGGTTGTTGAGTATTTTTACAGGAGTATCAATTATTTGGTTTTCTTATAATATTGGTTCTTATACATCTTATATTGTTGGAGCATTATCATTTTCATTTGTTTTTTATCTTTTAGTTTTATTATGGTTGTTTAAAAGGAATAAAAATACCTTATTTTTTGATGAAAAAGTAAAATACGGGAATAAAAAAATTGATAGAGAAGAAGTAAAATCAATTATAGAAAAATTAACTATCATCAAGGATAAAAAGCTCTTCAAAAATCCCAATTTAAAATTGTCAGATGTTGCTAAACAACTAAATATTCCACCTCATCAATTATCGCAACTTCTGAATGATAATTTAGGGAAATCATTTTCGTTATTTATAAACGAACTTCGAATTGAAGAAGCAAAACAGTTGCTAATTTCAAGTGATGTATACACCATTGAAACTATTGGCTATGATTGTGGTTTTAACTCTAAATCTACTTTTTTTACAACTTTCAAAAAGATAACAGAAACTACACCAGCTAAATACAAAAAAGAAAAGAGCCAAAAAGGAGACAATTAA
- a CDS encoding metallophosphoesterase: MKKRILRYLKHILSTILVLGCLAIAFGLYHGASLHYADHPLMYNIDNEGPYVFYKNDSILNINYVKGNKADGFYVDKKEYAINSEVSISSYFQIDSTSFNFKIKSDFKIPKTTYNDGNPIVAISDIEGGYKAFRDFLINTNVIDADLNWTFGKGHLVLVGDFVDRGWSVTQVLWFIYKLEQEAEKHGGFVHFIIGNHELKNMQGNYRASAEKYLGVSNILGKLQSELYNSNSFLGKWLSSKNSIEKINGNLFAHGGLHPEIAATKLSLNEINQLIRNNYYTPYYPKTEKTTESLLTSTKTGICWYRGYFKEDLSQEEVEKGLNKFKAKSIVVGHTLQSKVNRQYNGKVIAIDVHHPKDYHKNWPSGKSEGLLIENDKYYRVIADGKKDEM; the protein is encoded by the coding sequence ATGAAAAAACGAATATTAAGATACTTAAAACATATTTTATCAACCATCCTAGTATTAGGATGTTTAGCAATTGCATTTGGTCTTTATCATGGTGCTTCTTTACATTATGCAGATCATCCTTTAATGTATAACATAGATAATGAAGGTCCTTATGTTTTCTATAAAAATGACAGCATTTTAAATATAAATTATGTAAAAGGGAATAAAGCTGATGGATTTTATGTGGATAAAAAGGAATACGCTATTAATTCAGAAGTTTCAATATCTAGTTATTTTCAAATTGATTCCACAAGTTTTAATTTTAAAATCAAATCAGATTTTAAGATTCCAAAAACGACTTATAATGACGGGAATCCTATTGTTGCAATTTCTGATATTGAAGGTGGTTATAAAGCATTTAGAGATTTTCTAATCAATACCAACGTAATTGATGCTGATTTAAATTGGACATTTGGGAAAGGACATTTAGTATTGGTTGGCGATTTTGTAGATCGCGGTTGGTCTGTTACACAAGTACTGTGGTTTATATACAAACTGGAACAAGAAGCAGAAAAACATGGTGGTTTTGTTCATTTTATTATTGGAAATCACGAACTGAAAAACATGCAAGGAAATTATAGAGCATCAGCAGAAAAGTATCTTGGTGTAAGCAACATTTTAGGAAAATTGCAAAGCGAATTGTATAATTCAAATTCATTTTTAGGAAAATGGTTGTCGAGTAAAAATTCAATAGAAAAAATTAATGGAAACCTTTTTGCTCACGGAGGATTACATCCTGAAATTGCAGCTACAAAATTAAGTTTGAATGAAATTAATCAACTAATACGAAATAATTACTACACGCCTTATTATCCAAAAACAGAAAAGACAACTGAAAGTTTATTGACATCAACCAAAACTGGAATTTGTTGGTATAGAGGATATTTTAAAGAGGACTTATCTCAAGAAGAGGTAGAAAAAGGGTTGAATAAATTCAAGGCTAAATCTATTGTTGTTGGTCATACACTTCAATCAAAAGTGAACAGACAATACAATGGAAAAGTTATAGCAATTGACGTTCATCACCCAAAAGACTATCACAAAAACTGGCCAAGTGGAAAATCTGAAGGCTTGCTAATTGAAAACGATAAATACTATCGTGTGATTGCTGATGGAAAGAAAGACGAAATGTAA
- a CDS encoding sensor histidine kinase — MIFNINRKKWIIIVVIASITALIPILITAFELITTEKESVIFLEGYPTSISTLFLLYYLFIIILGVSWFIKQIISLIKLKNEKAKTELLHLKSQVNPHFFFNTLNNLYGLVGTDVKKAQKLILKLSETMRYSIYEGERDFVTLKEEVDYLNNYIELHKMRYHKEIDIQFEVQIEDEYNVMPLLYIILLENAFKHGLENLHEDAYIHLKMKTKKNEVFFEIENNFDISQPKENNGIGLKNLKRRLELVYPQKHTLTFSTIENVYKAQLTLQL; from the coding sequence ATGATATTCAATATAAATAGAAAAAAATGGATTATAATTGTTGTAATTGCGAGTATAACTGCACTTATTCCAATACTAATAACTGCTTTTGAATTAATTACTACAGAAAAAGAATCGGTTATTTTTTTAGAAGGTTATCCAACCTCAATTAGTACACTTTTTCTTTTGTACTACTTATTTATAATTATTCTTGGCGTTTCTTGGTTTATAAAACAAATCATTTCATTAATCAAATTAAAAAATGAAAAAGCAAAAACAGAATTACTGCATTTAAAAAGCCAAGTGAATCCACATTTCTTTTTTAATACATTGAACAACTTATATGGATTGGTTGGAACTGATGTAAAAAAAGCACAAAAATTGATATTAAAACTATCAGAAACGATGCGATATAGCATTTACGAAGGCGAACGAGATTTCGTTACTTTGAAAGAAGAAGTTGATTATTTAAACAATTATATTGAGCTTCATAAAATGCGCTATCACAAAGAAATTGATATACAGTTTGAAGTTCAAATTGAAGACGAATACAATGTAATGCCATTACTTTATATTATTCTATTAGAAAATGCCTTTAAACACGGTTTAGAGAATTTACATGAAGATGCTTATATTCATCTTAAAATGAAGACAAAGAAAAATGAGGTGTTTTTTGAAATAGAGAATAATTTCGATATTTCACAACCAAAAGAAAACAACGGAATTGGATTGAAAAATTTAAAAAGAAGATTAGAATTGGTGTATCCCCAAAAACATACCTTAACCTTTTCTACAATAGAAAATGTATATAAAGCACAATTAACATTGCAGTTATGA
- a CDS encoding LytR/AlgR family response regulator transcription factor, translating into MIKYLIIDDEYIAHDIVKGYCDLLPNMQLMKNCYNALEAIEYLNENAVDLIFLDLNMPKLKGFEFLKTLSLPPKVIVTTAYKEFAIEGYELNISDYLLKPFSFERFLKAINKTVSSTSKTTHSILEKKVSVSDSIFLRSSKKYIQVTIDTIQYVEAAGNYTKVITTDEIITVREKFSDALELFSDLDFIQVHKSFAVSKKHIKSIEGNRIFISEYIIPIGKTYKSNIIQLLK; encoded by the coding sequence ATGATTAAATATTTAATTATTGATGACGAGTATATAGCTCATGATATAGTAAAAGGCTACTGTGATTTATTGCCAAATATGCAGTTAATGAAGAATTGCTATAATGCTTTAGAAGCTATTGAATATTTGAATGAAAATGCAGTTGATTTAATTTTTTTAGATTTAAATATGCCAAAACTAAAAGGTTTTGAATTTTTAAAAACATTGTCTTTACCTCCAAAAGTAATAGTAACAACTGCATATAAAGAATTTGCGATTGAAGGTTATGAGCTTAATATTTCAGATTATTTATTAAAACCATTTTCTTTTGAACGTTTTTTAAAAGCGATTAATAAAACCGTAAGTTCAACAAGCAAAACAACACATTCCATTTTAGAAAAAAAAGTGTCAGTTTCTGATAGTATTTTTCTTAGAAGTAGTAAGAAGTATATTCAAGTAACAATTGATACTATTCAATATGTTGAAGCTGCAGGAAATTACACAAAAGTGATTACAACTGATGAAATAATTACAGTTAGAGAAAAATTTTCAGACGCTTTAGAATTATTTAGCGATTTAGATTTTATACAAGTCCACAAATCGTTTGCAGTATCAAAAAAGCACATAAAGAGTATTGAAGGTAATCGAATTTTTATTTCTGAATATATTATTCCTATTGGGAAAACTTATAAATCAAATATTATTCAATTATTGAAGTAG